Genomic segment of Pseudomonas sp. DY-1:
TAGCGGCAGCTGCGAGCACGATCAGCAGGAACCACTGGGCAACCTTGTCGGCTACTTCGGCCAGGCGCGGCTTGTCCGCCTGGGCGCGTTCCAGCAGACGGACTATGGCTGAGAGACGGGTATCGTCGCCCAGCGCTTGGACTTCGATGGTGAGCGGACCTTCGACGTTCAGGGTGCCGGCGGTTACCGCATCGCCTTCGCCGCGTGGATGGGGCAGGTATTCACCAGTTAGCAGGGACTCGTCGACGCTCGACTGACCGGACAGGATCTGGCCATCGGCTGGCAGCAGGGCGCCCGGGGGGACCAGCACGCGATCACCGGTCTTCAGTTCGCTGAGCAGGATGCGCTCGCTATGTCCTGTCTCGTCCAGACGCAGGCAGGAGGCTGGCAACAGGTTGACCAGTTGCGCGGTGGCCGCAGCGGTGCGCTCCCGAGCGCGGCGCTCCAGGTAGCGGCCTGCCAGCAGGAACAGGGCGAACATTCCCACGGCATCGAAGTACAACTCTCCGATGCCGGTCACCGTGGACCAGATGCCCGCAACGTAGGCACCGCCGATGGCCAGTGAGACGGAAACGTCCATGGTCAGGTGGCGAGTGCGCAGATCGCGCAGGGCTCCGCGGAAGAACTGGCCGCAGCAATAGAAGACGATTGGCGTGGTCAGGAACAGGCTGACCCAGCGCAGGATGGTATCCAGCTCGGGTGAGAGGTCGATATTGAATTCCGGCCAGGTCGCCATAGCGGCCATCATCACCTGCATCCAGAGCAGGCCGGCGACACCGAGCTGGCGCATGGCGCGCCGGTTCTCGCTGGCGAGGTGTACGGCGGCTTCGTCGGCCTTGTAGGGGTGACCGGCGTAACCGATCTTGCGCAGCTCTTTCAGCAACTGGCTCAGTGGCAGTTGGCTGTCGGACCAACGCACTTGCAGGCGATGGTTGGACAGGTTGAGGTTGGCCTCGGCAACACCCGGTAGAGCCTTCAGGTGTTTTTCGATCAACCAGCCACAGGCGGCGCAACTGATACCTTCGATCAACAGGCAGGTCTCGCTCAGTTCGCCCTGGTGCTGCACGAAGGGCTGTTGCACTTCGGCACGGTCGTAGAGGGCCAGCTCGTCAGGTAGCTCGCGGGGCAGGGCGTCGGGATTGGGGGCAGTGTCGCTGCGGTGGTGGTAGTAGTTCTCCAGGCCGCCGGCGACGATGGCTTCGGCCACGGCCTGGCATCCCGGGCAACACATGGCCCGCGTCTCTCCCAGCACGCGGGCCTCGAAACGGCTGCCGGCCGGAACCGGCAAACCACAGTGGTAGCAGGGAAGCGGTGCGCTCATGCGCTTATTCGCCGAGGCGGATAACGCTGCCCTTGTCGAGGGTTTCTTCCTCGAACAGACGCCAGTCCTGGCCCTGCTCCTGGCCGATCAGTTCGACGAAGCGACGGCCGTTGACCGGATCCTGAAGATGGCCGCGGTATTGGCCGTCGGCCTGGGGCTGTAGCACGACGCGGCGATCTTTCTCCGGCTGGGTAGGGGAGAGCAGGCTCAGTACCAGTTGTTGCGGACGGCTTTCGCCCACGAGTTGCAGCGCGACTTCGCCGCTGCCTTCGTCGATTTTCAGGCTGGCTTGCATGCCAAGCTGCGTGGCCAGGTTCTCACGCTCCAGCGAGGTGTTGATACCCTTGCCGACTTCGTAATAGTTGTCAGCGACCAGGCTCGGCGGGTTACGTGTGGCAATCACCAGCATGGTGGTGCCTAGGACCACCGATGTGCCGAGGATGGCGAGGATGAACCACGGCCAAGGCTGTTTGTACCAGGGGCTGGGAGTGTCGGACTGCATGGGTCTTCCGTTTGCTAGCGGACGCTTGGGCCGATGAAGCGGCTGTCTGCGTCGGTCTTGATACTGGGGTCATCCGCGCTGTGGACGCGGAAGAGGATCTTGTTGGTGCTGGACGGCAGCTGGTCGGGCTCGATGGACAGTTCCACCGGTACCGAGAGCACTTCGCCGGCGTCGGCGCGGACTTCGCGCTTGCCTTCGTAAACCAGTCCATCGAGGCCTTCGGCATCAATGACGAAGGTCTGATCGACCTGTGCCTTGTTCATGATCTTCAGGGTGTAGACGTTCTCGATGCGCCCCTGCTCGTTCTCGCGGAACAACACGCGGTCCTTGATTACGTCCAGTTCAACCAGGGAGCGGATGGCTACGGCGTAGGCAAAAAGGCCGATCATGGCAACGAGGGCGATAGCGTAACCGATCAGACGTGGGCGCATCAGATGGGTTTTCTGGCCATTCAGGTTGTGCTCAGTCGTGTAGCTGATCAGCCCTTTCGGGTAGTTCATCTTTTCCATGATGCTGTCACAGGCGTCGATGCAGGCGGCACAGCCGATGCACTCGATCTGCAGTCCATCACGGATGTCGATACCAGTGGGGCAGACCTGAACGCACATGGTGCAGTCGATGCAGTCACCCAGGCCCTGGGCCTTGTAGTCGAGGCCCTTCTTGCGTGGGCCACGAGACTCGCCACGGCGCGGATCGTAGGAAACGATCAGGGTGTCCTTGTCGAACATCACGCTCTGGAAGCGTGCGTAGGGGCACATGTAGATGCACACCTGTTCGCGCAGCCAGCCAGCGTTGCCGTAGGTGGCGAAGGTGAAGAACGCGATCCAGAAGTAGGCCCAGCCGCTGGCAGAGCCGGTGAAGAAGTCGATAACCAGGTCGCGGATGGGGGTGAAGTAGCCGACGAAGGTCAAGCCGGTGGCGAAGCCGATCAGCAACCAGAGGCCGTGCTTGGCTGACTTGCGCAGAAGCTTCTGGCCGCTCATGGAGGCCTTGTCGAGCCTCATGCGCTGGTTACGGTCACCCTCGGTGACTTTCTCGCACCACATGAAGATCCACGTCCAGACACTCTGGGGGCAGGTGTAGCCGCACCAGACGCGTCCAGCGAAGACGGTAATGAAGAACAGGCCGAAGGCACAGATGATCAACAGCCAGGAGAGAAGGACGAAGTCCTGTGGCCAGAAAGTGGCGCCGAAGATGTAGAACTTGCGCTCTGGCAGGTTCCACCAGACAGCCTGGCGGTCGTTCCAGCTGAGCCAGACGGTACCGAAGTAGAGCAGGAAGAGGAAGGCTCCGCCGGTCATCCGAAGGTTGCGGAACAGGCCAGTGAAGGCTCGGGTGTAGATCTTTTCGCGGCTGGCGTACAGGTCGGTGGTTTCACCGCCCTTGGCCGGGGGAGGGGTGACGTTCTTGACGGGAATCTGTTCGCTCATCGTTCTCATACCACGGCGGTTGTCGGCGCCCTGACCAGTACATGGCCGGTCGGAGTCTTTCTGCCCGCTATATATGGTACGCCTGATAGCGGCCTGCCATGTGCGACAGTGCGTCGCGCATGGCAGGCGAGGGTATTACTTGGTTTCAGCTTCTGCAGCAGGTTTCTGCGACAGGCTGTACACGTAGGCAGCCAGCAGGTGCACCTTGTCGTTACCGAGGATTTGCTCCTGGGCCGGCATGGTGCCTTGGCGACCATAGCGGATGGTCTGTTGCAGCTGGGCGTAGCTGCTGCCGTAGATGAAGGCGCTCGGGTGGGTCAGGTTCGGAGCGCCCATCGCCGGGGTGCCTTTGCCTTCCGGACCGTGGCAGGCCACACAGTTGGCAGCGTAGATGGCTTTACCGGCTTCCGGATCAGCCTTCACGTCCTTCGGCAGATCGCGACCGTGCAGGGTCACGCGCAGGAAGGCAGCAACGTCGCGTACGCCCTGGTCGCCGACGACTTCACCCCAGGCTGGCATCACGCCGTGGCGGCCACCCATGATGGTGGTCTTGATGGTGGCGGCTTCGCCACCCCAGCGCCAGTCTTGGTCGGTGAGGTTCGGGAAACCGTAGGCGCCCTTGGCGTCGGAGCCATGGCACACGGAGCAGTAGGACGCGAACATGCGGCCGCCCATTTTCAGGGCTTTCGGGTCCTGGGCCACTTCCTCGATCGGCATGGCAGCGTACTTGGCGAAGATCGGACCGTATTCCTTATCGGCCTTGTCCATCTCCTTTTCCCACTGGTGAACGCCAGTCCAGCCGGTCTGGCCGTTGGCGAAAGGCTTGCCGTCGGTTACTTCGTTGTAACCGGGGAAGATGCCTTTCCAGTTGCCCATGCCCGGGTACATGATCAGGTAGCCGACGGCGAAGATCAGGGTGCCGACGAACAGCATGAACCACCACTTGGGCAGCGGGTTGTCATATTCCTCGATGCCGTCGAAAGCATGGCCGACGGTTTCTTCGGTGCTTTCCTGGCGCTGGCCACGACGGGTGGCGAAGATCAGCCAGGTCAGCGCTACCAGCGTGGCGCTGGTGAGCAGGGTTACATACCAACTCCAGAACGAAGTCATTCTTTGTTACTCCTAGAATCTTGCTCGTCGCGCTCGGAGGATTTGGGCGGCTCATCCGCGAAGGGCAGGTTGGCAGCTTCGTCGAAGCTGCTTTTGCGCTTGCTGCTGTAGGCCCAGAGCACGACGCCGATGAAGGCGACGAAGACAACGAAGGTACCTATGCCGCGGAGAGTCCCGATATCCATCTTGCGTTACCGTTTGTTCTTGATAGAGGTGCCCAGGCCTTGCAGGAACGCGACCAGCGCGTCCATCTCGGTCTTGCCTTTGACTGCCGCCTTGGCGCCGGCGATGTCTTCGTCGGTGTAGGGCACGCCCAGCTTGCGCAGAGCTTCCATCTTGTCAGCGGTGTGCTTGCCGTCGAGCTTGTTCTCAACCAGCCAGGGGTAGGCGGGCATCTTCGATTCCGGCACTACGTTGCGCGGGTTGTACAGGTGCGCACGTTGCCAGTCATCGGAGTAGCGGCCGCCAACGCGTGCCAGGTCCGGGCCGGTACGCTTGGAGCCCCACAGGAAGGGGTGATCCCAGACGCTTTCGCCAGCGACGGAGTAGTGGCCGTACCGCTCGGTTTCGGCACGGAACGGACGGACCATCTGCGAGTGGCAGCCAACGCAACCTTCGCGGATGTAGATGTCACGGCCTTCAAGTTCCAGCGCTGTGCGCGGCTTCATGCCTTCCACAGGAGTGTTGGTGACGTCCTGGAAGAACAGCGGCACGATCTGCACGAGGCCGCCAATGCTCACGGCAATGACCATGAACAGGGCCAGCAGGCCGATGTTCTTCTCAACTAATTCGTGTTGCTTCATTAGTGAGCTCCTTGCGGGATCTGCGCAGCGGCGTCGTATTCAGCCGGCTTCGCAGCACGTACGGTGCGATAGGTGTTGTAGGCCATCAGCAGCATGCCGGCTACGAAGAAGGCGCCGCCGATCATGCGCACCAGGTAACCCGGGTGGCTGGCTTCCAGCGCTTCGACGAAGGAGTAGGTGAGGGTGCCGTCTTCGTTGACCGCACGCCACATCAGACCCTGGGTGATGCCGTTGACCCACATGGAGGCGATGTACAGAACGGTACCGATGGTAGCCAGCCAGAAGTGGGCGTTGATCAGGCCAACACTGTGCATCTGCTCGCGGGCGAACACCTTCGGAATCAGGTGGTACAGCGAACCGATGGAGATCATCGCTACCCAGCCGAGGGCGCCGGCGTGTACGTGGCCGATGGTCCAGTCGGTGTAGTGGGAAAGGGCGTTGACGGTCTTGATGGCCATCATCGGGCCTTCGAAGGTGGACATGCCGTAGAAGGCCAGGGATACCACCAGGAAGCGCAGGATGGGGTCGGAACGCAGCTTATGCCAGGCGCCGGACAGGCTCATCATGCCGTTGATCATGCCACCCCAGCTCGGGGCCAGCAGGATCAGGGACATGGCCATGCCCAGGGACTGGGCCCAGTCCGGCAGGGCGGTGTAGTGCAGGTGGTGCGGACCAGCCCAGATGTACAGGGTGATCAGCGCCCAGAAGTGCACGATGGACAGGCGGTAGGAGTAGATCGGACGCTCCGCCTGCTTCGGTACGAAGTAATACATCATCCCCAGGAAGCCGGTGGTGAGGAAGAAGCCCACGGCGTTATGGCCGTACCACCACTGGATCATGGCGTCGGTCGCGCCGGCGTACATGGAGTACGACTTGAAGGCGTAGACCGGCATTTCCATGCTGTTGACGATGTGCAGCATGGCGGTAACCAGGATGAAAGCGCCGAAGAACCAGTTGCCCACGTAGATGTGCTTGGTCTTGCGCTTGATGATGGTTCCGAAGAAGACGACGCAGTAGGTGATCCAGACGATACCCAGGAGGATGTCGATCGGCCACTCCAGTTCAGCGTATTCCTTGGAGGAGGTGTAACCCAGCGGCAGGGTGATGACTGCCAGCACAATCACGGCTTGCCAGCCCCAGAAGGTGAAGGCGGCCAGACTATCGGATACCAGACGGGTCTGGCAGGTGCGCTGCACCACATAGTAGGAAGTGGCGAAGAGTGCGCATCCGCCGAAGGCGAAGATCACCGCGTTGGTATGCAGGGGACGCAGGCGG
This window contains:
- a CDS encoding heavy metal translocating P-type ATPase, whose product is MSAPLPCYHCGLPVPAGSRFEARVLGETRAMCCPGCQAVAEAIVAGGLENYYHHRSDTAPNPDALPRELPDELALYDRAEVQQPFVQHQGELSETCLLIEGISCAACGWLIEKHLKALPGVAEANLNLSNHRLQVRWSDSQLPLSQLLKELRKIGYAGHPYKADEAAVHLASENRRAMRQLGVAGLLWMQVMMAAMATWPEFNIDLSPELDTILRWVSLFLTTPIVFYCCGQFFRGALRDLRTRHLTMDVSVSLAIGGAYVAGIWSTVTGIGELYFDAVGMFALFLLAGRYLERRARERTAAATAQLVNLLPASCLRLDETGHSERILLSELKTGDRVLVPPGALLPADGQILSGQSSVDESLLTGEYLPHPRGEGDAVTAGTLNVEGPLTIEVQALGDDTRLSAIVRLLERAQADKPRLAEVADKVAQWFLLIVLAAAAIVGIVWWEIDPDRAFWVVLSLLVATCPCALALATPTALTTATGSLHKLGLLLTRGHVLEGLNQIDTVIFDKTGTLTEGRLTLSAIHPLGDLDRDACLSLAAALENRSEHPIARAFGRAPQAAAQVESVPGRGLEGRVGDRQLRIGQPGFVAELSRTAAPDIPGNQGQWLLLGDEQGPLAWFVLDDRLREDAPALLDACRERGWKLLLLSGDSSPMVHGIARQLGIEDARGGLTPDAKLEVLRQLHEHGHKVLMLGDGVNDVPVLAGADISVAMGSATDLAKTSADAVLLSNRLDSLVQAFTLARRTRRIIIENLAWATLYNGLVLPFAALGWITPLWAAFGMSVSSLLVVVNALRLART
- a CDS encoding FixH family protein — translated: MQSDTPSPWYKQPWPWFILAILGTSVVLGTTMLVIATRNPPSLVADNYYEVGKGINTSLERENLATQLGMQASLKIDEGSGEVALQLVGESRPQQLVLSLLSPTQPEKDRRVVLQPQADGQYRGHLQDPVNGRRFVELIGQEQGQDWRLFEEETLDKGSVIRLGE
- the ccoG gene encoding cytochrome c oxidase accessory protein CcoG; this encodes MSEQIPVKNVTPPPAKGGETTDLYASREKIYTRAFTGLFRNLRMTGGAFLFLLYFGTVWLSWNDRQAVWWNLPERKFYIFGATFWPQDFVLLSWLLIICAFGLFFITVFAGRVWCGYTCPQSVWTWIFMWCEKVTEGDRNQRMRLDKASMSGQKLLRKSAKHGLWLLIGFATGLTFVGYFTPIRDLVIDFFTGSASGWAYFWIAFFTFATYGNAGWLREQVCIYMCPYARFQSVMFDKDTLIVSYDPRRGESRGPRKKGLDYKAQGLGDCIDCTMCVQVCPTGIDIRDGLQIECIGCAACIDACDSIMEKMNYPKGLISYTTEHNLNGQKTHLMRPRLIGYAIALVAMIGLFAYAVAIRSLVELDVIKDRVLFRENEQGRIENVYTLKIMNKAQVDQTFVIDAEGLDGLVYEGKREVRADAGEVLSVPVELSIEPDQLPSSTNKILFRVHSADDPSIKTDADSRFIGPSVR
- the ccoP gene encoding cytochrome-c oxidase, cbb3-type subunit III, with the translated sequence MTSFWSWYVTLLTSATLVALTWLIFATRRGQRQESTEETVGHAFDGIEEYDNPLPKWWFMLFVGTLIFAVGYLIMYPGMGNWKGIFPGYNEVTDGKPFANGQTGWTGVHQWEKEMDKADKEYGPIFAKYAAMPIEEVAQDPKALKMGGRMFASYCSVCHGSDAKGAYGFPNLTDQDWRWGGEAATIKTTIMGGRHGVMPAWGEVVGDQGVRDVAAFLRVTLHGRDLPKDVKADPEAGKAIYAANCVACHGPEGKGTPAMGAPNLTHPSAFIYGSSYAQLQQTIRYGRQGTMPAQEQILGNDKVHLLAAYVYSLSQKPAAEAETK
- a CDS encoding cbb3-type cytochrome c oxidase subunit 3; its protein translation is MDIGTLRGIGTFVVFVAFIGVVLWAYSSKRKSSFDEAANLPFADEPPKSSERDEQDSRSNKE
- the ccoO gene encoding cytochrome-c oxidase, cbb3-type subunit II, producing MKQHELVEKNIGLLALFMVIAVSIGGLVQIVPLFFQDVTNTPVEGMKPRTALELEGRDIYIREGCVGCHSQMVRPFRAETERYGHYSVAGESVWDHPFLWGSKRTGPDLARVGGRYSDDWQRAHLYNPRNVVPESKMPAYPWLVENKLDGKHTADKMEALRKLGVPYTDEDIAGAKAAVKGKTEMDALVAFLQGLGTSIKNKR
- the ccoN gene encoding cytochrome-c oxidase, cbb3-type subunit I, with product MSTAISQTAYNYKVVRQFAIMTVIWGVIGMGLGVFIAAQLVWPELNLNLPWTSFGRLRPLHTNAVIFAFGGCALFATSYYVVQRTCQTRLVSDSLAAFTFWGWQAVIVLAVITLPLGYTSSKEYAELEWPIDILLGIVWITYCVVFFGTIIKRKTKHIYVGNWFFGAFILVTAMLHIVNSMEMPVYAFKSYSMYAGATDAMIQWWYGHNAVGFFLTTGFLGMMYYFVPKQAERPIYSYRLSIVHFWALITLYIWAGPHHLHYTALPDWAQSLGMAMSLILLAPSWGGMINGMMSLSGAWHKLRSDPILRFLVVSLAFYGMSTFEGPMMAIKTVNALSHYTDWTIGHVHAGALGWVAMISIGSLYHLIPKVFAREQMHSVGLINAHFWLATIGTVLYIASMWVNGITQGLMWRAVNEDGTLTYSFVEALEASHPGYLVRMIGGAFFVAGMLLMAYNTYRTVRAAKPAEYDAAAQIPQGAH